The genomic DNA AGGACCCAGCATGTCCGGAGCATCTTTGtgccgaggaaaggctgagagagctggggctgctgagctggagaagagaagctgagagggatctgatccCTGGGCTCAATATCTccgggtgggtgtcagaggatggagcagactctggtCAGTGGggcccaacgccagggtgaggggcaacgggcacagactgaaacacgggAGGGTCCGtgtgaacaggaggagaaacttgtttgctgggaggtgccagagcctggagcaggctgcccagagcgggtgtggagtctccttctctgagacattcaaaccccctgggatcctgtgcgatctgctctgtgaccctgcgtgagcaggtgggctggggatccacagagctcctgcagcccccagcccggggTGCTGGGGTTCCCTGCACACACCAGTGCACCCCACTCCTGGCTGCAGTGCCCCCCACACAcgccccctcccaccccacagccctgggtgGAGCCCATCTGCCCCCGTGGCACCGACTAGTGGCCCTGGCCTCGCGGTCACACCAAGCATATATTTTATTGAAAGACCAAGTAGATGACAAGGCGGTGAAGGGAGAACCTGGAACCAGGGTTTGTACAAGTGTCGGGTGCTCAGGACTCCTCCTGTTCTGTTTGTCACGAGATAAATATCGGTACATCGAGCGCGTGGAGTTATAGTCACTAAACTAGCACTGGGCGGAGAGACGGGGCCGGGGAGCAGAACCAGCCCCGGGCGCAGCAGCGGAGCGGGCGGCCGCTGCCCGGTGCCCCCGCAGCCGCCCGGGCGCGGGTTTTCCTCTCGCAGGGCAGATACATTCAGGCCGGGGGGCTCCCGCGGGGCCAGCAGCATCGCCCCCACCCCCGGGGGGAGCCCCCCGGCCCAAGTGCCTGTCCTGCGCCCCACGGCCAGCACAGCCCCGCGGCGGACATGGGTCCCcggggcaggagggggtggCGGAGGGCGGGGCAGGGGACACCAGTGGCGGTGAGGGGGCcagggggctgtgctgagctcccgggggggctggggccgTGGAGGGGCCAGGGCCAAGGCAGCTGCGCCCGGTGCAGGGCTGTTCCTGGGGGAGCAGCGGCAGCGGGGGGAGCCCCTTGTGGGGGCTGGGAgagtggtgctgctgctgtgcaaggGATACAGCACGGACTGGGGGgctcaccccagcacccccaccTCCCCATGCCCCTACCGGCCCCCATACAGCCTCCTCCGAGCCCCCTTCACCCCTTTGAGCCCCCCCAGGAGCATTTGCCCCCCACACTCCCCCAACCCCGCTCAGCCCCGGCACCTCcaccctctgcagcagcaggtgttTGGGCCGCGGCTGCTCCGCGCTCCTGCGCCCACCCGGGCTGGCTCTGCTCATGCAGGGGGGCAGCATCTCCCCCGGTGCCGAGGCTCAGCTGTGTCGTCCCCGTGGCCGGGACTCCGGAGCAcggggctggggcagtgccGGGCACACCCCGATACCCCAATACCCACCGTGTCTGCGGCCCGTAGCCCCCCAAGAAGCGGCGAGGATGTGCGGGGAGTCCATGGGGTGCGGGCTGGAGCGTGTGCGGGGTGGGCAAGCCGGCTGGTTTGGGGGGTCAGACAGAGTCTCTGGccatctgtggggctggaggggggtGCGGAAGCAGGAGACACAGTGGCTGCCCCCTTACTCCAGGTAAATGTCCTCTGTGGGGCAGGCGTACTCCAGGTGCTCCTGGTAATATTCCTGAAATGCTCGGCTGCGAGGAGGGGCGCAACGGGGGGACACAACAGGGGGGACTCAGGGCTGGGCCAGGGGCTGGACCCCAGCACTGCaaccccagcccccccagccccagcataACCAGACTCCAGCACCAcaacccccccagcaccacaacccccccagcaccagcgCGGCCATGCCTCCCGCACCCAGaccgcagccccccagcccccactCCACCATGCCCCACGCAGCCGccttgtccccgtccccatcgTACCCGACGCACTCGGCCACGTGCCGCATGGACTCCTGCGAGACGAAGACGTGGCAGGCGAAGCGGCTCAGCACCGGGTGCTTGGTGATGAACCCGAAGTAGCTGTGGGGGTAGGGCAGGGTgaggggggggacaccccactCCTGTCCTGTGGGGGTGTCCGGTGGCCACGGGGGCTCTGCAGAGGGGACAccccccggggccggggctgctaCACCAGGACGGGGACTGAGCATGGGGAGCTGGCGTGGCACCGCAGGAGTGTGAGGATGACAGGGGTCTCACCAGCTGTTCCGGGGGTGGCACCCACAGAAGGAGATGTTCTTCATCTGGAAGAAGTGGCTGCAGCGCTCGAACTGCAAGAGAAGAGCCAGGAGAGGTGTGGGCTGGAGGTGGGGCGGGCGCCCACCCCCAGGGTCCGTGCCCTGCACTCCTCACCTCCTCGTCCCGGCTATACTCAGCCACGGTCAGGATGAGCTTGATGCCCTGCAGCGTGATCTCCAGGTCGCAGCTGGCCGGCGGGCGCAGGTGCACCGTCAGCTTCCTGGTGGTGGCGATCTGggggtgcggggcgggggggtcagggcagcACAAGGAGAAGGGGGTCATGCCGCACTGCCCCCCAGCTCAGGCTCACCTTCTGCATGGCGGCACAGAGGATGCCATTGCCTTGGTGGTATGGAACCTCCACTGAGCCCAGGAACTGTACGTTGAACCGCTCCACCCAGCACGGGTTCctcttcaggcctgcgcagGGACAGAGACGAGGAGACGGCGCCCGGAgccaccctgtgtcccccacagcccccatcaCCCCCCATGGCCCCCATTGCCCCTCACGGCCCCAGGGACCCCACAGGCTCCTACCGACGGCGTCCCTGGCTTGGCCAACGACCTCGTGTGCGTAGAAGGCGGGGAAGATGCCCCGCTCCCCCGTCCGCATGTTGTAGCCCCGGTACCAGTAGTcgtcctcctccagctccaccaGGATGGGGTCGTCCACGTCCAGCTCCAGCTCGTCCTCGTGGCGAGGGATGAACCTGGGGGAGGATGGACAGAAGGAGGACGTGGGCAGGAGGGACAGAGGTGTGGGAATGGGACCCTGCGAGACCCCCCCAGGGTGCCCGTGGCCAGCACGgcacagccaggctggctgctcACCTGAAGACGGCGCGGTGGGTCTGCTCCCGCTCCTCCCCGTTCACCATGCAGGAGAACAGCCCAAAGGACTCTGTGCCTACGGACCAGAGGCTGCtgtggggcggggggcagcTCCCACCCCACCATGTGGGGGGCACCCCCCACCTCTGCCCACCCCGGGGGCTGCAGGACCCTCAGGGCgaggggagcggggagcagATGGCATCACCGTGGGCTCAGGCCCCTGCTGGGGGCTCCCTGCTGAGCCCCCCAACCAGCGGCCTGGGGCTGAGGACCCCACAGATGTGACAGCATGTTGGGACCAGCCCCCCCAGTAAAACCTCGTGGCCCCACAGGGACAGCCCATGGCCCTGGGgtctgtccccacgtcccctgcAGCcgccctgcccctgccccacctCCTGTGCCGTGCCACGGAGGGATGGTGACACGGCCGGGATGGCTGAGGTGggatggcagagctgtgccagcaCCCAGCCTGTCGGCAGCACACAGAGCGCCTGGGACAGCGTGGCACCGCGTGGCACAGCACTGCACGGCACGGCATGGCACAGCATGGGCCACTTACTGGAGGAGCGGGAGGTGCTGTTGACAAAGACGTTGAGGAACTTCTTGGAGAACTGCAGGTCGGCCTCAGGGGACGAGTCCTCGGAGGAGCTGTGGGCGTCGGGGGCCACCAGCCCGTCGCCAAAGGCCACGTCGTCCTCCAGGTCGCAGCGGTCACAAGCGCGGAGCAGGTCGCTGTCGTCGCTCAGCACCGAGGTGCAGCGCCGCAGGCTCACCAGCTCCAGCTGCGTGTGCTCGTCCACCACCAGCGTGTACTTCACCGAGTCGTAGGCCAGGGACTCGTCCAGTGCCCCGGGGGCCGCCGGCAGCTGCTCCCCGAAGCTTCCCCGCAGCGTGTCCTCAGGGAAGGGGGAGCCCTTCAGGTAGGGCGCCTCATCCTCGTCCGTGGAGTAGGCCATGGTGAAGCCGCGGTTGGTTTTGGCGGTGGAGACATCCAGGGCGGGCGGGCCAGTGTCGGGGCCCTGCCCCTGGGGCGCTAACCGGACATCGTCGATCATGTCATCGGCCTCCAGGACACCTGAGTCCAGGTCCCCATTGACAGCCCAGTCCTCCGGGCCGGCGGCAGGCGGTGCCGTGGTGGTGCGGTGCTCCCCAGGGGCAGCCTCGGTGCCGGGGGAGGCGCGTGGGGGAGTGCGGGCTGGCGCGGGGCGGCAGCCGAGGGTGGCCAGGACCTCGGAGGCGCCCAGCCTGTCGAGGGCAACAGGGCGGCCTGGGAACACGGGCGCGATGGTGTCGTTGGTGGGGTTGCTCATGAAGAGGAAGGGGCCTGGCTCATCGACGGGCAGCTCCGGAACCGGCTCCGTCCCGGTGCCCAGCGCCCGCTCGTCCTCAGCGCGCTGGAGGGAGCTGCGCAGCGTCTCCATGTCCACCAGCTCGATGGCACGCTGGCAGCGGGGCAGGGCCGCCGGCTCCCCCGCGCCCACCGGCGAGCCCCGCGAGCCGGCGTCCCCGTCCAGCGCCTCGCTCAGCAGCTCGGGCTCCAGGTCAGAGGCCGGGGAGATGGTGTCGCAGAGCGAGTGGGTCTGCTGGAAGCACTCGTCCGGGCACTTGATGGGGTAGGAACCCTCCGAGATCATCTTGTTGACGAGGTTGCTGAGCAGCCAGGGTGAGTCCGAGTCCTCGCTCAGGTCGGGTTCCGACTCAGAGTCAGAGTCGTACTCACTGTTGTCCTCCTCGTCCGCCTCAGGCATCAGCTTGGGCCCCACGGGCAGGTAGAAGGAGCGGCGGATGCTCTCCAGGCTGTGGTCCGGGTCAATCTTCAGGTCCAGGGGGCCGGAGGTGGAGATGTCCGTCTGGCCCGCGGGCGCAGAGGAGTCCACCGGGTTCAGGCTGTCGTAGTAGCCCTCCATCTTCAGCTCCACCAGGCTCTCCCGCCGCACCACGCCGTGCTCTGGGAGCTCCCTCTCCAgcgtctcctcctcctcctccttgcccttGTCCAGTAGCAGCGAGTCTTTGATGCCCATCAGGCCAGGGGCCTCCAGCTCGGTCTCCAGCTCGGCCTCTGAGGTGGGCGAGCTGGCCTCCTCGATGGAGTTGGTGAGGTGGGAGGACCGGCCACTGCTGCTGTCGCTGCTCAGGTCCAGCTCCGTCTCTGAGATGGAGGAGATCATGTTGCTGACCAGGCGCCCACTGGCAAAGGCCGCCTCGATCTCCCCCTCCACGTCCGAGTCGGAGCCGGGCGAGCTGAGGTCTTCGCCGTGCCGGCCGCCGGGCAGGAAGGGCTTGGCGTTCCTGCTGGTGAGGTCGGCCTCGATGCCGGGGTCCGAGGAGGGCGAGGTGGTCTCTGAGGAGCCCGAGGGGTGCCCGCGCACACTGGCCGCCCGCCCAGGCTGGGGACCCTCCCCGTCGGAGCTGAGCGGCTCCGCGGGGCGCGTGTAGGCACCTGCCAGCCGCCCGCCCTGCCCATCGTGCCGCTCGGCCATGGCCaccggctcctcctggggccgcggggagctgggctgctcgcggggggctgcgggggacCCCGGGCTCCCggccccccggccacccccttCGCCAGGCACCGGCCTCTCCCAGCTGCCGGCCACTTCGTGCTTTGGGGGGGCGCAGCGGCCggtgggggctgcgggtggcGAGGCCGTGTtggggccggggggagccgcAGGCCCTGTTGGAGAGAGAGGTGGTTTAGGGGGCGGCTGGTGGAGGCGCGATGGGGACTGCGGAGCTTGGAGCGCAGAGGAGATGATATTCATGTTATAATCTTCCCCAGCTCTCGGGGGCGATGGGTTACCATGTGCCAGCGACTCGTGGCTGTTGCCTTGCGAGTCAAAGGGGGAGGgctgcagtggggcaggggccTGCGCGGCCCCCCCGGGGCTCGGCCCCTTCGGGCTCTCCAGGCAGGGTCCGTCTTGGATGCAGGCGTGGGGGGATGAGTGTCCTGCAAGGGAAGGCAGCGCTCGCAtcagcccccggccccacgcCGGGGCGAAAACCCACCAGGCTCTAACCAAAGGGGGAAGGCGCAGGACCCCCGGGCAGGAGCCCCCcgtgccagcccctgccccacggTCCCGCTCCAGACCAGgactctgtccccatcccgcaCTCACCGGTGtgtgagggagaggaggaggaggagtggagAAGGGCGTCCTGCCAGGTGGTGCGGTGTGCGGGCGGGAAGCTGCCGTTGTTGTTCAGGGAGTCCTGGGGAGACAGCAGAGCCAGGGGGTGACCCCAGGGAAGCGGCGCGGGTGGCCGagcctggggacaggacccGAGGGGTGTCTGGGGATCTGGTAACGGGGGGAGCCGGGGTGCCCGGCGGGGGCTGTGCAGGGCCCCAGGGGCACTGAACATGGCCAGGCCAGGGATGCCCCTCGGCACAGCCCCGTGCCCCCGCTGGCCGGGCAGCGCCTGGGCCACATGCCAGGGGCTTATCCAGATTAGGGCCACCACGTCCCCAGctcccctgcccagccagaCACCGTGAGCGGGACCAAGGGACACCCTGCCTGTCCTGCACGCCCCGGGGACAACGCCCCAAGGGGACATGCTGGCACCAGTGCTGACCCCACGGGACGCCGGCACAAGGCCCTGCTGTGCCCTGTGTCctcaagagcagagctggaccGTGGCCAGCGGGACCCCGCTGTGTCCCCAGAGAGCCGCAGCCCCGTGGTGTGGCAGGAGGCGGCAGGGCCACAGCTGCCCCATTCGGCGCGGCGGCAGCTGTGGATTAGTCCTGGCGGGAAGCGCAGGCAGCGATAA from Caloenas nicobarica isolate bCalNic1 chromosome 1, bCalNic1.hap1, whole genome shotgun sequence includes the following:
- the MAPK8IP2 gene encoding C-Jun-amino-terminal kinase-interacting protein 2; the protein is MADRAEMFSLSTFHSLSPPGCRPPQDISLEEFDDEDLSEITDDCGIGLNYDSDHYEKDCLVLERGEQPHPVCTFQDDFQEFEMIDDNEEEEEEEEEGNELEAPPSPSASPIPSPALEETQKHRPTTLNLTAPGTQDSLNNNGSFPPAHRTTWQDALLHSSSSSPSHTGHSSPHACIQDGPCLESPKGPSPGGAAQAPAPLQPSPFDSQGNSHESLAHGNPSPPRAGEDYNMNIISSALQAPQSPSRLHQPPPKPPLSPTGPAAPPGPNTASPPAAPTGRCAPPKHEVAGSWERPVPGEGGGRGAGSPGSPAAPREQPSSPRPQEEPVAMAERHDGQGGRLAGAYTRPAEPLSSDGEGPQPGRAASVRGHPSGSSETTSPSSDPGIEADLTSRNAKPFLPGGRHGEDLSSPGSDSDVEGEIEAAFASGRLVSNMISSISETELDLSSDSSSGRSSHLTNSIEEASSPTSEAELETELEAPGLMGIKDSLLLDKGKEEEEETLERELPEHGVVRRESLVELKMEGYYDSLNPVDSSAPAGQTDISTSGPLDLKIDPDHSLESIRRSFYLPVGPKLMPEADEEDNSEYDSDSESEPDLSEDSDSPWLLSNLVNKMISEGSYPIKCPDECFQQTHSLCDTISPASDLEPELLSEALDGDAGSRGSPVGAGEPAALPRCQRAIELVDMETLRSSLQRAEDERALGTGTEPVPELPVDEPGPFLFMSNPTNDTIAPVFPGRPVALDRLGASEVLATLGCRPAPARTPPRASPGTEAAPGEHRTTTAPPAAGPEDWAVNGDLDSGVLEADDMIDDVRLAPQGQGPDTGPPALDVSTAKTNRGFTMAYSTDEDEAPYLKGSPFPEDTLRGSFGEQLPAAPGALDESLAYDSVKYTLVVDEHTQLELVSLRRCTSVLSDDSDLLRACDRCDLEDDVAFGDGLVAPDAHSSSEDSSPEADLQFSKKFLNVFVNSTSRSSSTESFGLFSCMVNGEEREQTHRAVFRFIPRHEDELELDVDDPILVELEEDDYWYRGYNMRTGERGIFPAFYAHEVVGQARDAVGLKRNPCWVERFNVQFLGSVEVPYHQGNGILCAAMQKIATTRKLTVHLRPPASCDLEITLQGIKLILTVAEYSRDEEFERCSHFFQMKNISFCGCHPRNSCYFGFITKHPVLSRFACHVFVSQESMRHVAECVGRAFQEYYQEHLEYACPTEDIYLE